A region of Nitrospinota bacterium DNA encodes the following proteins:
- a CDS encoding response regulator produces the protein MNKIKILVVDDEENIRLLYREELAEAGYEVETARDAMDADRKIPGFKPDLITLDIKMPGMDGLEYLRKFREKDKETPVVLCTAYADYKKDFKVWASEAYVVKSFNLDQLKSTIREVLERTGRAKPGEN, from the coding sequence TTGAACAAGATTAAGATACTCGTCGTGGACGACGAAGAGAACATACGCCTGCTGTACCGCGAGGAACTGGCCGAGGCCGGGTATGAAGTGGAAACCGCCCGGGACGCCATGGACGCGGACAGGAAAATCCCCGGTTTCAAACCAGACCTGATAACGCTGGACATCAAGATGCCAGGCATGGACGGGCTGGAATACCTGCGCAAATTCCGGGAAAAGGACAAGGAAACCCCCGTGGTCCTTTGCACCGCCTACGCCGATTACAAGAAAGACTTCAAGGTGTGGGCCTCGGAGGCTTACGTGGTGAAGTCGTTCAACCTCGACCAGCTCAAGTCCACCATCCGCGAAGTGCTCGAGCGCACCGGTAGGGCAAAGCCCGGGGAAAACTAG
- a CDS encoding GAF domain-containing protein, with protein MKNLGENFINELSGITLARLYLTNMLDQIADTAQRYLKGDASAILLLDEEGRTLSLKASRGLSEEAVNSIRVPKGRGLSWKIVRERRPVAVSDVWSDPDFYYIPESGEAKFKSLLGSPIIDGDDCLGAIYIQNIEPREYTQEDMANLVRVAQAVAGAIRARWFLERSQEKVRALSEINDLGRLINSTDDPHEMARLAAKYAASLTGARTQLVWLVSPGGELVEQHIPEGPGDQWYLKPVRDSLVRQVMETRHLIRIDDIEAQTGYEGLNRVALRSLICLPMSYQETTLGVALIADRVTGSGYLAPFSAEEVASLTEVARTAAHGLFRARTRFQLQEALDVNRQNVKELSILFQISTAMQRVIDLDDLLRVILSCVTVGQGLGFNRAILFLANENNNTLQGMMGMGPSSPDEAGRTWSNIESQFIQGQDLIQWILSRDPQEILSSPFNHLARSLRAPMDGDNALAMAVGKREAVNIHGYDAMTFEDREFSRLLGCDRFAVAPLLAHDRTLGVILVDNMYNGKPITDSDLALLTRFSAPAAWAISNVKLLDALSAINKELVTLESRLAQVERMSSLGEISSELAHEIKNPLMTIGGFARRILAQSTTTKIDVKKYAGIIMREVERLEGLLRDTLDATKGFAGSRKNVDLNQIIRESIELYWRKMAEERIKAELDLSHELKEVFCDPAQMKQLFINLILNSIEAMACDRHPRIAKRLKITTSLVQAEGGEMARIGLADTGGGIPPRDLNEIFNPFFTSKPGGTGLGLSLCKKITRLHGGSLEIDNRPGDGVTFTITLPRNGANKGSGADEAEL; from the coding sequence GTGAAGAACCTTGGCGAGAATTTCATAAACGAACTTTCGGGCATCACCCTGGCCCGGCTCTACCTCACCAACATGCTCGACCAGATAGCGGACACGGCCCAACGCTATCTTAAAGGGGACGCTTCGGCCATCCTGCTCCTGGACGAGGAGGGGCGCACCCTGTCGCTGAAAGCCAGCCGGGGCCTAAGCGAGGAGGCGGTGAATTCCATCCGCGTCCCCAAGGGAAGGGGCCTGAGCTGGAAAATAGTGAGGGAACGTCGCCCCGTGGCCGTAAGCGACGTATGGAGCGATCCGGACTTCTACTACATCCCGGAGTCGGGGGAGGCCAAATTCAAAAGCCTGTTGGGCTCTCCCATCATAGACGGGGACGACTGCCTGGGCGCCATATACATCCAGAACATCGAGCCCCGGGAGTACACGCAGGAAGATATGGCCAACCTGGTGAGGGTTGCCCAGGCGGTGGCCGGAGCCATCCGCGCCCGGTGGTTCCTGGAGCGCTCCCAGGAAAAAGTAAGGGCCCTCTCGGAGATAAACGACCTTGGCAGGCTCATAAACTCCACCGATGATCCCCACGAAATGGCCAGGCTGGCGGCCAAGTACGCCGCCTCGCTTACCGGGGCCAGGACCCAGCTTGTGTGGCTTGTGTCTCCCGGGGGGGAACTGGTGGAACAACATATCCCCGAAGGGCCTGGGGACCAGTGGTATCTAAAGCCGGTGAGGGATAGCCTGGTAAGGCAGGTCATGGAAACCCGCCATCTTATAAGGATTGACGATATCGAAGCCCAAACCGGGTACGAGGGTTTGAACCGGGTGGCCCTCCGGTCTCTCATCTGTCTCCCCATGAGCTACCAGGAGACCACGCTGGGAGTGGCCCTCATAGCCGACCGGGTGACGGGCTCCGGCTATCTTGCCCCCTTTTCCGCCGAGGAGGTGGCATCCCTCACCGAGGTGGCCCGCACCGCCGCCCACGGGCTTTTCAGGGCCAGGACCCGTTTCCAGCTCCAGGAAGCTTTGGACGTCAACCGGCAAAACGTAAAAGAGCTTTCGATCCTCTTCCAGATATCCACCGCCATGCAACGGGTCATAGACCTGGACGACCTTCTGCGGGTGATCCTCTCCTGCGTCACCGTGGGGCAGGGGCTGGGTTTCAACCGGGCCATCCTTTTCCTGGCCAACGAAAACAACAACACCCTCCAGGGGATGATGGGGATGGGCCCCTCCTCCCCCGACGAGGCCGGAAGGACATGGTCCAACATAGAATCCCAGTTTATCCAGGGCCAGGACCTTATCCAGTGGATCTTGAGCCGCGACCCCCAGGAAATACTCAGCTCCCCCTTCAACCACCTGGCCCGCTCCCTCCGGGCCCCGATGGACGGTGATAACGCCCTGGCCATGGCGGTGGGAAAACGTGAAGCCGTCAACATCCACGGTTACGACGCCATGACTTTTGAGGACCGGGAATTCAGCCGCCTTTTGGGATGCGACCGGTTCGCCGTGGCGCCGCTTCTGGCCCATGACAGGACGCTGGGCGTCATCCTGGTGGATAACATGTATAACGGCAAACCCATAACCGATTCCGACCTTGCGCTCCTAACCCGGTTCTCGGCCCCGGCGGCCTGGGCCATAAGCAACGTTAAACTGCTGGATGCCCTGTCGGCGATAAACAAAGAGCTGGTGACGCTGGAAAGCAGGCTGGCCCAGGTGGAGCGCATGTCGTCGCTGGGGGAAATATCCTCGGAACTGGCCCACGAAATAAAAAATCCCCTGATGACCATAGGGGGGTTCGCCCGCAGGATCCTTGCCCAGTCCACTACCACCAAGATAGACGTAAAAAAGTACGCCGGGATAATCATGCGGGAAGTGGAGCGGCTGGAAGGGCTTTTGAGGGACACCCTGGACGCCACCAAGGGTTTCGCCGGTAGCAGGAAAAATGTGGATTTAAACCAGATCATCCGCGAAAGCATCGAGCTGTACTGGCGGAAAATGGCCGAGGAGCGCATAAAAGCCGAACTGGACTTGAGCCACGAGCTAAAAGAGGTCTTCTGCGATCCGGCCCAAATGAAACAGCTTTTCATAAACCTGATCCTAAACTCCATTGAGGCCATGGCCTGCGACCGGCACCCCAGGATCGCCAAGAGGCTGAAGATAACCACCAGCCTCGTCCAGGCCGAGGGGGGTGAAATGGCGCGTATCGGACTGGCCGACACCGGCGGAGGAATACCCCCGAGGGATTTGAACGAGATTTTCAATCCCTTCTTCACCTCCAAACCCGGCGGAACGGGGCTGGGGCTGTCACTATGCAAGAAAATCACCCGCCTTCACGGGGGAAGTTTGGAAATTGACAACCGTCCGGGGGATGGGGTAACTTTTACAATTACCCTGCCTAGAAACGGGGCCAATAAAGGCTCCGGGGCGGATGAGGCTGAGCTTTAA
- the glgA gene encoding glycogen synthase GlgA, whose amino-acid sequence MSISRKTAKPLTVAFAVSEAAPFAKTGGLADVGGALPHALAELGHDVHLFMPLYRQVDRRAAGVTSKGIPLNVPISARVPSGKAYTVRRNGLTVHFIEQAAYFDRDHLYNTPGGDYADNCERFVFFCRGVLEALRALKIRPDVIHAHDWQTALIPVYLKTLYKDDPVVGGVPSVFTIHNLGFQGVFWHLDWHLTGLPWGLYTSGALEFYGKINLMKGALLFSDIISTVSGTYASEIKTREHGWGLEGVLKDRSADLYGVLNGIDTDAWNPATDQLIPANFSVRNLEGKKKCKQALMAEMGFNPCEAPVIGVVSRLVEQKGMDILAEMADGLLDNDVRLVALGTGSPRFEEFFRGLAARRPDRAACIVGYDETLAHRIEAGADIFLMPSRYEPCGLNQLYSLRYGTAPVVRATGGLNDTIREFNPATGDGNGFKFHEPTPHALYWKTVEAITLLKNRPGEWEKMIRQGMKEDHSWSKSARSYQSLYRQARARAGGGFNL is encoded by the coding sequence ATGAGCATCTCCCGCAAGACCGCAAAACCTCTCACGGTGGCCTTCGCCGTTTCAGAAGCGGCGCCTTTCGCCAAAACCGGCGGCCTGGCCGACGTGGGCGGCGCCCTGCCCCATGCCCTGGCGGAACTGGGTCACGATGTCCACCTGTTCATGCCCCTTTACAGGCAGGTGGATCGCCGCGCGGCTGGCGTCACATCCAAAGGGATTCCCCTGAATGTCCCCATCTCCGCCAGGGTACCCTCCGGAAAGGCCTACACCGTCCGGCGAAACGGGCTTACGGTGCATTTCATCGAACAGGCCGCTTATTTCGACCGGGACCACCTTTACAACACCCCAGGCGGTGATTACGCCGACAACTGTGAGCGGTTCGTCTTTTTTTGCCGGGGTGTATTGGAGGCCCTGCGCGCCCTCAAGATCCGGCCCGACGTGATCCACGCCCACGACTGGCAGACCGCCCTCATCCCGGTGTACCTCAAAACCCTTTACAAAGACGATCCCGTGGTGGGTGGGGTCCCATCGGTTTTCACCATCCACAACCTTGGGTTCCAGGGGGTTTTCTGGCATCTGGACTGGCATCTTACGGGCCTGCCGTGGGGGCTGTACACCTCCGGAGCGCTGGAGTTCTACGGAAAAATAAACCTGATGAAAGGCGCCCTGCTTTTTTCGGACATCATCTCCACCGTCTCCGGAACCTACGCCTCCGAGATAAAGACCAGGGAGCATGGATGGGGGCTGGAAGGCGTTTTGAAAGACCGCTCCGCGGACCTGTACGGAGTGTTGAACGGGATAGACACCGACGCGTGGAATCCCGCCACGGACCAGCTCATACCCGCCAATTTTTCCGTCAGGAACCTTGAGGGGAAGAAAAAGTGCAAACAGGCCCTGATGGCCGAGATGGGATTCAATCCCTGTGAAGCCCCGGTGATTGGCGTTGTGTCGCGGCTGGTGGAGCAGAAGGGGATGGACATCCTGGCGGAGATGGCCGACGGCCTGCTGGACAACGACGTGCGGCTGGTGGCGCTGGGAACGGGGTCGCCCAGGTTCGAGGAATTCTTCCGGGGCCTGGCCGCCAGAAGGCCGGACCGGGCGGCCTGCATAGTGGGGTACGACGAGACGCTGGCCCACAGGATAGAGGCCGGGGCGGACATTTTCCTTATGCCCTCCCGTTACGAGCCCTGCGGGCTCAACCAGTTATACTCCTTGCGGTACGGAACCGCCCCTGTGGTGAGGGCCACCGGCGGGCTCAACGACACCATCCGGGAATTCAACCCCGCCACCGGGGATGGCAACGGGTTCAAGTTTCACGAGCCGACCCCTCACGCCCTTTACTGGAAAACCGTGGAGGCCATTACCCTCCTGAAGAACCGTCCCGGCGAGTGGGAGAAAATGATCAGGCAGGGTATGAAGGAAGACCATTCCTGGTCAAAATCCGCCAGGAGCTACCAGTCGCTTTACCGCCAGGCCCGGGCCCGGGCCGGAGGGGGTTTTAACCTGTGA
- a CDS encoding galactose-1-phosphate uridylyltransferase — MGEDKSGTGGENRIRLDRVTCRQVVVAEERRLRPMPRLRVPEVDDQEPCPFCEGREEMTPPETFAHRAPGSRPNAPGWRLRVVPNKFPAFAGEMERRPAGDSPGWAESSSSPGISEVIIETPDHKGVFSLMTEGEMDGFFRAIRSRIAAFGRAASVAWPVFFKNHGAMAGASLSHPHSQVMGVPVTPGNMEDQLSAASAHFSHTGQCAFCAEASGVAAQGGRLVAEEGGFAHVAPYVSRFAYETWILPKKHMSAFEDMADEDTLSLARLVKKAAGKLDGVFGRPPFNMILITAPYRHALREHFHWRLEIFPVLGRMAGFEWGAGMNINTVSPETAARVLAEGAPLK; from the coding sequence ATGGGAGAAGACAAAAGCGGGACGGGCGGAGAGAACCGCATAAGGCTGGACCGGGTCACCTGCCGCCAGGTGGTGGTGGCCGAGGAACGGCGCTTGAGGCCCATGCCCCGGTTGCGCGTCCCGGAGGTGGATGATCAGGAGCCTTGCCCGTTTTGCGAAGGCCGGGAAGAAATGACCCCACCTGAGACCTTCGCCCACCGGGCGCCAGGCTCGCGTCCCAACGCGCCGGGCTGGAGGCTGAGAGTGGTTCCGAATAAATTCCCGGCGTTCGCCGGGGAAATGGAAAGACGGCCCGCTGGAGATTCCCCCGGATGGGCGGAAAGCTCCTCGTCGCCGGGCATTAGCGAGGTTATAATAGAGACTCCCGATCACAAGGGGGTGTTTTCATTGATGACGGAGGGGGAAATGGACGGTTTTTTCCGCGCCATCCGCTCCAGGATAGCGGCGTTTGGCCGGGCGGCGTCTGTCGCTTGGCCGGTTTTCTTTAAAAATCACGGGGCTATGGCGGGCGCGTCTCTTTCCCACCCGCACTCCCAGGTCATGGGGGTCCCGGTGACGCCAGGGAATATGGAAGATCAACTGTCCGCGGCCAGCGCCCACTTTAGCCATACGGGCCAGTGCGCCTTCTGCGCGGAGGCTTCCGGCGTGGCGGCGCAAGGCGGGAGGCTGGTGGCCGAAGAGGGCGGTTTTGCCCACGTGGCGCCTTACGTTTCACGGTTCGCCTACGAAACATGGATATTGCCGAAAAAACACATGTCAGCTTTTGAAGATATGGCCGATGAGGACACGCTCAGCCTGGCGAGGCTGGTTAAAAAGGCCGCAGGAAAACTGGACGGGGTTTTCGGCCGGCCGCCTTTCAACATGATATTGATCACCGCGCCATACCGGCATGCGCTCCGGGAACATTTCCATTGGCGGCTGGAGATTTTCCCCGTATTGGGAAGGATGGCCGGGTTTGAATGGGGGGCCGGAATGAACATAAACACGGTTTCACCGGAGACCGCCGCCCGGGTGTTAGCGGAGGGCGCCCCCCTGAAATGA
- a CDS encoding polyprenol monophosphomannose synthase yields the protein MEQKVLIIIPTYNEMENIENLLRAIHGEVPAAHILVVDDNSPDGTSGLVENIMAGDPRVKLLKRAGKLGLGSAYIAGFKYALAEGYDVVFEMDADFSHNPAYLPRFLKAIEEADLALGSRYVEGGGVENWPVTRKLISIGGSLYSRMILSVPYHDLTGGFKCFRRTALEAINLDDVRSEGYSFQIEMTYRAHKKGLRIKEIPIVFTDRAGGKSKMSWKIFLEAIYRVWQIRLTV from the coding sequence ATGGAGCAAAAAGTTTTAATCATCATCCCGACCTATAACGAGATGGAGAACATCGAAAACCTCCTGCGGGCAATCCATGGGGAGGTTCCGGCCGCCCACATATTGGTGGTGGACGACAATTCTCCCGACGGCACCTCTGGTCTGGTGGAAAATATCATGGCGGGCGACCCTCGCGTGAAGCTTTTGAAAAGGGCGGGGAAGCTTGGCCTTGGAAGCGCGTACATCGCCGGGTTTAAATACGCCCTGGCGGAAGGGTATGACGTGGTGTTCGAGATGGACGCCGACTTTTCCCACAACCCGGCCTATCTGCCCAGGTTCCTAAAAGCCATCGAGGAGGCCGACCTGGCGTTGGGCTCCCGGTATGTGGAAGGGGGCGGGGTTGAAAACTGGCCCGTCACAAGAAAGCTCATATCCATCGGCGGGAGCCTCTATTCGCGGATGATCCTGTCCGTCCCCTATCACGACCTTACCGGGGGCTTTAAATGTTTCCGCAGGACGGCCCTTGAGGCCATAAACCTGGACGACGTAAGGTCTGAAGGCTATTCGTTCCAGATAGAGATGACCTACCGCGCCCACAAGAAGGGACTGCGGATTAAAGAGATCCCCATCGTTTTCACCGACAGGGCAGGGGGCAAGTCTAAAATGTCGTGGAAGATATTTCTGGAGGCCATTTACAGGGTATGGCAGATACGCCTGACGGTGTGA
- the lpxB gene encoding lipid-A-disaccharide synthase: MADTPDGVMRSPVFLRPMARKILVVAGEESGDVYAGRLCAELYRLIEGVAIEGVGGAKARAAGVKTLYDIADLSSVGLASAMGKMGVFIKALNDIKARVASGEYDAVVLVDFPDFNLRVAKAADKSGTPVFYYVCPQFWAWRRYRLRAVKKYVDSMFVLFPFEEEFYKGRGINARFLGHPMLDELDFNLDRAGLRNRFGAKGDEILLGLVPGSRHGEVERILPLMLSAVRIIRTRKPVKVVIPCASSLAPADIMKIAREMGEEPQVVQGATWEVMNACDFLICKSGTSTLQAALAGVPMVIVYKTDMLSYVLAKSLSHTNIVGLPNIIAGKQVAPELLQGDATPQNLAGAVIPYLLDPALRENMRETLRGIRPMLGEPGAAGRAALVITDFLRRLKES, translated from the coding sequence ATGGCAGATACGCCTGACGGTGTGATGAGGTCGCCGGTGTTTTTGAGGCCCATGGCCAGGAAAATCCTTGTTGTGGCTGGCGAGGAGTCTGGCGACGTTTACGCGGGAAGGTTGTGCGCGGAGCTTTATAGGCTCATCGAGGGAGTGGCCATAGAGGGGGTGGGGGGAGCCAAGGCCCGCGCCGCCGGGGTGAAAACCCTGTACGACATAGCCGACCTGTCTTCGGTGGGGCTGGCTTCGGCCATGGGGAAGATGGGCGTGTTCATCAAGGCGCTGAACGACATCAAGGCCCGCGTGGCGTCCGGAGAATACGATGCGGTGGTATTGGTGGATTTCCCGGACTTCAACCTGCGGGTGGCCAAAGCGGCGGACAAATCCGGCACGCCGGTGTTTTATTACGTGTGCCCCCAGTTCTGGGCCTGGCGCCGTTACCGGCTTAGGGCTGTGAAAAAATATGTGGATTCCATGTTCGTGCTCTTCCCGTTCGAGGAGGAGTTCTACAAGGGCAGAGGCATCAACGCCCGGTTCCTGGGGCACCCGATGCTGGACGAGCTGGACTTCAACCTGGACCGGGCCGGGTTAAGGAACAGGTTCGGCGCCAAAGGTGACGAGATTCTGCTGGGGCTCGTGCCCGGCTCGCGCCATGGAGAGGTGGAGCGGATTCTGCCGCTGATGCTTTCGGCGGTGAGGATAATCCGCACCCGCAAACCGGTGAAAGTGGTGATACCATGCGCATCGTCGCTTGCTCCCGCGGATATTATGAAGATTGCCCGGGAGATGGGGGAAGAGCCCCAGGTTGTCCAGGGAGCCACCTGGGAGGTTATGAACGCGTGCGATTTCCTTATATGCAAATCCGGCACTTCGACCCTGCAGGCCGCCCTGGCCGGGGTTCCGATGGTTATCGTTTACAAGACGGACATGCTTTCGTACGTTCTGGCAAAATCCTTGAGCCACACGAATATAGTGGGCCTGCCGAACATAATCGCGGGCAAACAGGTGGCGCCGGAACTGCTTCAGGGGGACGCCACGCCGCAGAACCTGGCGGGCGCCGTTATCCCTTACCTCCTGGATCCGGCCCTGCGGGAAAATATGCGGGAAACACTCCGGGGCATCCGGCCCATGCTCGGCGAACCCGGCGCGGCGGGGCGCGCGGCTTTGGTGATTACGGATTTTCTACGCAGGCTCAAAGAGAGCTGA
- a CDS encoding GIY-YIG nuclease family protein — MTGSGLYAIVIHLARPKRVTVGKLGVFMFPAGVYVYTGSAIKNLESRVSRHRKKIKTLRWHIDYLRENSSWAGAVVFPGMKEECALAARIFKAAGGATICKGFGSSDCHCESHLAFSGMGSGRTLEVLERLPGAAPWAPPRGRSALFEPA, encoded by the coding sequence ATGACCGGTTCCGGGCTGTACGCCATCGTAATCCATCTGGCCCGGCCCAAGCGCGTTACGGTGGGAAAGCTTGGGGTTTTCATGTTCCCCGCCGGGGTTTACGTTTACACCGGTAGCGCCATTAAAAATCTCGAAAGCCGGGTTTCCCGCCATCGCAAAAAGATAAAAACCCTGCGGTGGCACATAGACTATCTGCGGGAAAACTCTTCATGGGCAGGCGCGGTGGTTTTCCCGGGGATGAAAGAAGAGTGCGCCCTTGCGGCGCGGATTTTTAAGGCCGCGGGCGGGGCAACCATCTGCAAGGGATTTGGCTCTTCAGATTGCCATTGCGAAAGCCACCTGGCGTTTTCCGGCATGGGAAGCGGGCGGACATTGGAGGTGTTGGAGCGATTGCCCGGCGCGGCCCCATGGGCGCCGCCACGGGGCCGGTCAGCTCTCTTTGAGCCTGCGTAG